One Candidatus Nitrososphaera evergladensis SR1 genomic window, CGCTCTGTTGCGTCGCTCGTTTCGTCAGGAATCAAGGTGGCAGTCGAACGCAATGCCGGCGCCAAGAGCGGCTTTTCGGATGCAGATTACGCTTCTGCGGGCGCGCAGGTTGCAAGCGATGCGGCAGAGCTGTATTCAAAAGCAGACCTTGTAGTCAAGGTAAAAGAGATCCAGGTCGGCAAGGGCGAGCACGCGCACATCCTGCAAAAGCACATAATTTTTGGCTACAACCACTTTGAGTCAAGCCGCGAGTTGACAAGCGCTGCGATACGCTCTGGGGCGACGTTCATCTCGTTTGAGAAGGTAACAGACGGAAACGGCCAGACGCCTCTTTTGATGCCCATGAGCAGGATTGCCGGGACCCTTGCCGGCATCTGGGCAGGATTTTTCCACAACTATGCATTTCGGCACGACAAGTCGCTTCGCATGAAGGCAGGGGCAGACCAGGTCAAGGCAAGGTTCATCGAGGATTTTGAGCGCATCATAGACGGCAAGCTTGACGCGGCGACGGCAAACAGCCTTTCGCTTCATGACAAGCAGGTCGTGATATTTGGAGGCGGGACTGCAGGCGAGATGGCCTCGCGGACGTGCCATGCCCTTGGAGCCAAGCTTACGATAGTGGAGAAGAGGGACAGCCGCAGAAAATACCTGCAGGGGCTTGGCCTGGGCAGGTGCTCGGTCGTGGCAAGTGCCGACTATGACGCAATAAAGGGGGCAAGCGCGGTAATCGGCGCGACGTACGACAAGGAAAAGGCCGATAGAATGATTGATGAAATGACGCTAAAGAACGCATCAGAGGTGCGCAAGAAGGTGATAATCGACATTTCCATTGACCAGGGAGGAAACTTTCCCTTCGTCGATTCAACAGGCAAGTACGCGCCTGAAAGCATGGGCACCATAATGTCGCCGGCGCAAATGGACTATTTTGGAAACGTCTTTGTGCGCGTTCCAAACATGCCGTCCATCGTTCCCCGCTATGCGTCAATGGCGCTGTCAAACGCGATAACCGACCATGTCAAGGCCATTGCCACAAACCAGACCAGACCTGAGCTTGTGCGGGCAACCAGCATTGCAGGAGGCAAGGTGCTTGACGAGGCGGTCGCAAGGGCGCACAGCTTGCCTTATGCAAAGACCTTTTAGCCAAGGATTTTGCTGAGAAAGAGGGCATACACAAGTTGGAAGCAAAAGAAGACTCGCACATGCTCTGCCCTACGTGCCAGCACGAATACGGCTACCATGACAAGGAAGGCCATTGCCACAAGGGTTGTTGCGGCTGTGGCTCTGGCCATTGCTCAACAACCTAGGAAAAGTTTGGCACGACATGGACCACGCCCTGCATGAAAGGATGCGGGACGCAATGGTAGTGGTAGTCACCCTCTTTTGTGAACGTGAACGACCATGAGCCGCCCTCTGCAATAAAGCCGTTAGTAGTTTCATCAAGGTGAGCTTGCGAATCGAACTTGCCGCTTATGGCGTCAACGTAGTTTTCGCTGTCATCAGTAGTCACAGTATGAAATGTAGAATCCTGATTGGTCCAAGTCACTTTGTTTGACAGCCCAAGAACTGCGCGCACATCCATCGGGTCATAATGCTTTGGGTTTGACTCCAAGCCTGCATCCTTTACAATAGTTACATGAGTGGTTTGCTCAGGGTTTCGTATTTCTGGCGGCACATAGGGCGTCCTGTTGGCTTCTGGCACGTACACGTACTGGTAGTAGGCCAGGCTGACGGCCACGGCAGCTATGAATGCAGTCAGCGCTATGCCGCCAGCGTGGTTTTTTGCTACTTGCATGTGCCGCAAGTGCAGTACGGGCAATGTTGTATTTGGAAATTAGTCCAAACGTTTGGATAAAATCCTATATAGTTAAAACTACTATCTATGTTCCGGGACGGCAAACAAAATGCTTCCTAAAATCATAGCACTGCCTTTGGCAGGAGCAGGCATTATTGCACTTGTAACAGCGGCCTTTGTTCCATTTTCAGCATGGAGCATTACCACCGCCACCACTGGAATTGAAAATAATACGCCTGTGGCGGCTGCCGCAGAATCAAAGCGTGAGACAAAAGCGCCAGAAAGTGTAGACGACTTGTATCCGGTTATCAAGCAGAGATGGAGCGGATCTAACTTCACCGCCATAACCAATGAATCGGAAGCGTCCTCGTTGGCAGGCTTTGATGTAAAGTTTCCAACACGGATGCCATCAAGCGATTATAAACTTCAGCTAGGAATTGTTAATCGTGAAACTGGCGATAACAACAAGTACGTTTTTCTCTACTGCTCGGAGAAGCCAGTAACGGATGACATGACATTCAACCAATTCTGGGAGCAGGGTGGAATCTCTGTTACTTACCACAAGAACGCTACATCATATGTAAATGAGTATGACGGCAATACCTATACTTCGTATTCCAATATTACGGCTATGTATGAAATAGTTGTCCATGAATATGGATTTGATGCCCACCTGACCAATGTTAACGGGCATCAAGCAATCGCAATAGCGGACGTGCACAGGGAATTTGTACCTGAACCGTACAATGAACTGGAATTTGCTGTGCATGACCCGGCTCAGGTAGACTTTGTTGCGGGCAACACGTACGTCACGCTGCAAGGGTACAAGGATGCTGATGAGCTAGTACGAATCGCAGAATCAATACCCTTTGATGCTGAATGAAAAAAGAACTCAAGTATTTTTGCCGATGATGGCAGGGCAAGCATCAGGAAGTTGCAATAGGTGCAGTTGCAGA contains:
- a CDS encoding NAD(P)-dependent oxidoreductase yields the protein MTIGVPKEIKDHENRVALTPRSVASLVSSGIKVAVERNAGAKSGFSDADYASAGAQVASDAAELYSKADLVVKVKEIQVGKGEHAHILQKHIIFGYNHFESSRELTSAAIRSGATFISFEKVTDGNGQTPLLMPMSRIAGTLAGIWAGFFHNYAFRHDKSLRMKAGADQVKARFIEDFERIIDGKLDAATANSLSLHDKQVVIFGGGTAGEMASRTCHALGAKLTIVEKRDSRRKYLQGLGLGRCSVVASADYDAIKGASAVIGATYDKEKADRMIDEMTLKNASEVRKKVIIDISIDQGGNFPFVDSTGKYAPESMGTIMSPAQMDYFGNVFVRVPNMPSIVPRYASMALSNAITDHVKAIATNQTRPELVRATSIAGGKVLDEAVARAHSLPYAKTF
- a CDS encoding cupredoxin domain-containing protein; the encoded protein is MQVAKNHAGGIALTAFIAAVAVSLAYYQYVYVPEANRTPYVPPEIRNPEQTTHVTIVKDAGLESNPKHYDPMDVRAVLGLSNKVTWTNQDSTFHTVTTDDSENYVDAISGKFDSQAHLDETTNGFIAEGGSWSFTFTKEGDYHYHCVPHPFMQGVVHVVPNFS